AAAAAAGATGGATTTTTATGTAATTATCCTGGATCCGGCTCCTGACTGTCCTGCTCATAGCATTGCTGATGAACATCTGATAGCTGATTTCGATGATCAAAAAGCAATCAGGGAATTAGCAAACAAGTCTGATCTTATCACTTATGAGTTTGAACATATTGCAGTTGATGTTTTAAAAGAACTTGAAGATAATGGTTTTAAAATATATCCAACTGCTAATAGTCTAGAAATAATTCAAAATAAGTATAGTCAAAAAGCCCTTTTAGCAGCAAATAATATCCCTATACCTGATTTTTTTAAAGTGAAAGACATAGAAGATATATTAAAAGGGACAGAAAAATATGGCTATCCTATAATGCTAAAAAGTTGTACTGGTGGCTATGATGGTAAAGGTAATGCTCTAATCAGAGAAGAAAGTGAAATTAAAGATGCATATGAGAAATTAGGTAATGGTAAACATCCATTAATGATTGAAGAATTTGTTCCATTTCTAAAAGAAATATCAGTTCTAGCCTGTCGTGGATTGGATGGAAAAGTAGCTGTCTATCCGGTAGCTGAAAATGAACATCGTGATAATATCTTATATGAAACTAGAGTGCCTGCCAGTATTAACGAAAAGCAAAGAGACATGGCTATGGAACTGGCAAGTCAAGTAATGGAAGTATTTAATGGTATAGGTATGTTCTGTGTTGAAATGTTTTTAACTGAAGAAGGGGAACTGTTGATAAATGAAGTAGCTCCTCGTCCTCATAATTCTGGACATTATTCAATTGAAGGATGTGTTACATCTCAGTTTGAACAACATATCAGAGCTATAGCTGGTCTTCCTTTAGGAGAAACAACATTACTAAGACCTACTGTTATGAGAAATATTCTGGGAACTGGCAAAGAAGGAAGAGCTATGATCAAGGGATTGGAAGAAAGTTTAAAAAACCCTGGAGTGAATGTTCATATATATGGAAAAACTACTTCAAAACCAGGAAGAAAAATGGGACATATTACAGTTATCTCTTCGTTGCTAGAATATGCAGTTAATACTGCCAGTAAAGCAAGTGAATTACTTGAAATTAAGGGAGAGTAGAGTTTTAAATAGATAGTATTGTAGAGATCATTTATAAATATTCAAAATCTTAGGAGTTGATAAAATGGATATTAAGATAGGTATAATTATGGGTAGTGATTCTGATCTGCCAGTAATGAAAGAGGCAGCAGAGATTTTAGAAGAATTCAATCTGCCATATGAACTAACAATTGTTTCTGCACATCGTACACCAGAAAGGTTATATAAGTATGCTGAAGAAGCAGAAGAGAGAGGTCTGAAAGTAATTATTGCAGGTGCAGGAGGTGCAGCTCATTTACCAGGAATGGTAGCTTCTATAACTTCATTACCTGTAATAGGTGTACCTATTAAAACATCAACATTAAGTGGAGTTGATTCACTCTATTCTATAGTTCAGATGCCTGGCGGTGTTCCAGTAGCTACCGTTGCTATAAATGGAGCAAAAAATGCTGGATTATTAGCAGTACAGATCCTTGGTACAGATAATCAAAAACTACGAGATAAATATAAGCAATATAAGAAAGATTTGAAAGAAAAAGTTGAAAAAATAGCCAGTAATTTAGAAAGTATAGGTTATAAACAATATCTAGATTAAATTTTCAAAGCTGATATTTAAAAATAAGATATGATATATAAATAAATAAAAACTTTTTATGTTTAGAGCTTTATAAATTCTATATTTAAACAAGACTTCAAAATATATAAGGAGGTAATTGAGATGATAAGGCGTAACATTTTTGAAAATATAAGCCCTTTAGATCATCGTTACTCATTAAGAAAAGAAGAATTTGAAGATATTGTAAAGTATTTATCTGAAAAGGCTAAAATTAATTATCAGGCAAAGGTTGAGCTAGCTTTAGTTAAAGTATTAGCTAGACAGGGTATTTGTAGTCAGGCAATAGCAAAGGAAATAGAAGAAGCAATTAAAAATATCAGTCCTGAAGAAGTTTATCAAGAAGAAAGTAAAACACGACATAATATCAGGGCTCTGGTTAATTGTATTCAGTCTAAAGTTAGTAAAGAAGCCAGACCATATGTTCATTTTACTACAACATCTTTTGATATTGTTGATACAGCTAATTCCTTACGTTTAAAAGAAGTAAGTGAAAAAGTAATTGAACCTACTCTTCGTAAATTAGTAAAGATACTAATGGATCTAGCTCTTAGAGAAAAAGACACAGTACAGGTAGGCAGGACTCATGGACAACATGCTGTACCTGTCACTTTTGGATTTGCTATTGCTGAATATGTTAGTAGATTAGGTAATAGAATTGATGAGATCGAAACTAGCAGTCGCCTTTTAAAAGGTAAAATTTCAGGTGCTGTTGGTGCATATAATGCCAGTCATCTATTTTTTGATGATCCAGAAGAATTTGAATATCAAGTCCTTGATGAATTAGGACTTACTCCAGCTACACATTCAACTCAAATCGTTGAGCCTGAATATACTGCTGATTTTATTCACGCTCTAATATCCTGCTTTGGTGTACTGGCCAGTTTAAGCGATGATATGAGACATTTACAACGCTCTGAGATTGCTGAAATTGGTGAGTATTTCGATAAAGACCAGGTAGGTTCTTCTACTATGCCTCATAAAAGAAATCCTATAAATTATGAAAATGTAAAAAGTCTCTGGAAAGAATTTATGCCTAGAATGAATACTGTATATATGGATCAATTATCCGAACACCAACGGGATTTAACAAACTCTGCTTCGGCACGTTTTATTCCTGAAATAATTGCTGGTTTGATGGCTGCTTTGAATAGATTGATTAGAGTATTCAGTAAAGTGGCTGTTGATCATCAGAATATCAAAAAGAACTTTGATATGAACAAAGAGATGATTGTTGCTGAACCATTATATATTTTGCTGGCCTCACATGGACATCCAGATGCTCATGAAGTTGTTAGAAAGCTCACGCTTGAAGCACAGGAAAAAGATGAGCCATTAAGAAATCTAATTGTAGAAAAAGAAGAATTAAAAACTTATTGGGATAAATTTAGTGAAAAACAAAAGGAACTATTAGTAAACCCAGAAAAATATATTGGTATTGCTGCAAAAAAAACAGAACGTGTGGTAGAATTCTGGAGTAATAAATTAAATCTGGAGGTTTCTGATGAATAAAAAAAATTTATTATATGAGGGCAAGGCCAAACAGATTTATACATGTGATGACCAGGAAAAATTGATAGTATATTTTAAAGATGATGCAACTGCATTTAATGGAGAAAAAAAAGGTGAAATAAAGAATAAAGGAATTTTAAATAATAAAATTTCAAATATATTTTTTGATTTACTGGAAGACAAAGGGGTTAAAACTCATCTTTTAGAAATAATTAGTGAAAATGAAGTTCTTGTTAAAAAATTAGAGATTATTCCTCTTGAAGTAGTTGTACGTAATATTGTTGCTGGGAGCCTGGTAAAAAGGTTAGGTATTGATGAAGGCACAGAGCTAGAAAAAACTGTACTGGAGTTTTATTATAAAGATGATGATCTTGGAGACCCAATGATTAATGAATATCATATATATGCTAAAGATTTAGCCAGTGAAGAGGAAATAAAGATAATTATAGACCTATCTTTTAAAATAAATAAAATCTTAAAAGAATATCTAATTAAAAAGAATATAAACCTTGTAGATTTAAAACTTGAATTCGGCAAGGACAGTAAGGGTAAAATCTATTTAGGGGATGAAATATCTCCAGATAATTGTAGATTCTGGGATAGTAAGAGTGGTAAAAAGTTAGATAAGGATCGTTTCCGTAAAAATTTAGGAGAAGTTGAAAATGCCTATCAAGAAATTTATAATAGATTAAGATCTTAAAATAATACTGATCTTAAAACAATGCTAAGGAGATGAAAGAATGATAAATAAAAATGTTTTCTCTGATAAGAATTACAATCCTGTTGAGATTAAAGATTTAAAAGATGAAGTAAATGAAGTAAATTATAGTTCCAAAACTGAAAGTAATGATATAAATAGATACTTTAATGAAGATAAAATGGAAGAGGAATGTGGTGTTTTTGCAATATATGATCCTGAAAATGTTCATGATACCTCATTTCTATCTTATTTAGGTTTACTGGCTTTACAGCATAGAGGTCAAGAAAGTGCAGGTATTTGTTTTAATAAAAATGGAGAGTTTAAAAACTACAAAGGTATGGGTTTGGTTTCAAATGTATTTGATGAAGAAAAACTCAAAAATATGGGTGGGGAGATGGCAATTGGACATGTTAGATACTCCACTTCAGGTTCCAGTTTGGTAGTTAATGCACAACCCTTACTAATTAATTGTATTAAAGGGGACTTAGCCTTAGCTCATAACGGAAATTTGATTAATAGTAAAGAACTTAGACAAAATCTTGAGGCACATGGTTCTATATTTCATTCTAATCTTGATACAGAGGTAATTGCTCATTTAGTAGCCAGATCTTTTGAAGACGATTTAATTGATGCTTTACAACAGAGTTTGCATCAATTGAAAGGTGCCTTTAGCTTAGTGGCTATGACTAAAGATAGTTTAGTGGCCTGTCGTGATCCTCATGGATTTCGTCCGTTATGTATTGGTAAAATTGACAAAGGCTATGTTCTTGCTTCTGAAAGTTGTGCATTTTCATTAATTGATGCTGAATTTATCAGAGAAGTTGAGCCAGGTGAAATGATTGTAATAAACAAAGAAGGTATTAAAAGTATTAAATATAGTAGTGATAGGAAAAATAAGTTTTGTGTTTTTGAGTTCATATATTTTGCTCGTCCTGACAGTCATATTGGTGGACAAAGTGTACATCTTGCACGAAAACAAATGGGTAGTCAATTAGCAAAAGAAATGGAGATAGATGCTGATTTAGTAATTCCTATTCCAGATTCAGGCGTTGCAGCAGCCCTAGGGTTTGCAGAAGAGTCAGGTATTCCTTTTTCTAAAGCAATTTTGAGAAATCGCTATGTAGGCAGAACTTTTATTCAGCCAACCCAGGAGATTAGGGATTTAAAAGTAAGAATTAAGCTTAGTCCTATTAGAGAAATAATTGAAGGCAAAAGTGTTATACTTGTTGATGACTCAATAGTAAGAGGTACCACAAGTAAACAGATAATAAATCGAGTAAGGGCGGCTGGAGCTAAAGAAGTTCATTTGGCGATATCTTCACCACCTGTTACAGAGCCATGCTTTTATGGTTTAGATACTTCAAGGAGACAGGAATTAATAGCGCGGGAAATGAGTACAGAAGAAATTGCAGAATATATTGGAGCAGACTCATTAACTTATTTAAGCGATGAAGGTTTATTAAACTCAATTACTGCAGAGAACTATGATTATTGTACAGCCTGTTTTACTGGAGATTATCCAATAGGTAAAGAGACAATCGAGGAGGAAGAGGCAAATGGGAATTAATTATAAGGATGCTGGTGTAGACATTGAAGCAGGAAATAAAACTGTTTCTATGATAAAAAAAGATGTGGAATCCACTTTTACTAAAGGAGTGTTAACAGGACTTGGTGGTTTTGGGGGTCTTTTTGCACCTGATTTAAAAGATTATGAAGAGCCGGTACTAGTCTCTGGTACTGATGGTGTTGGAACTAAGTTAAAGGTAGCTTTTATGATGGATAAGCATGATACTATTGGTATTGATTTAGTAGCAATGTGTGTAAATGATATCCTGGCACAGGGTGCTAAACCACTTTTTTTTCTAGACTACTTAGGCACAGGTAAATTAGAACCTGAAAAAGCAGCTGAGGTTGTAAAAGGGATTGCAGAAGGTTGTAAACAGTCTGGATCTTCGCTAATAGGTGGGGAGACTGCTGAATTACCTGATTTTTATCAAAAAGGAGAATATGATCTTGCAGGTTTTTCTGTTGGTATTGTAGATAAAAAAAATATTATTACTGGGGAAAATATTAAAGCCGGGGATAAAATTATAGGCCTGGCTTCCTCTGGTATTCATAGTAACGGCTATTCTTTAGTAAGAAAGATATTATTTGAGATAGCTGGATATAAATATGATCAACACCTTGAAGAATTAGATGAAGTATTAGGGATAGAACTATTAAAACCTACTAAAATATATGTTAAGTCTGTTTTGGAATTAATAAATAATTTTGAAATAAAAGGAATAGCTCATATTACTGGAGGGGGTTTTATAGAAAATATCCCTCGAATATTACCAAAAGGACTGGCTGCATCAGTGAAAAAAGGAAGCTGGCCTATTCATGAAATTTTTAAACTTCTACAGGAAAAAGGAAAAGTAGTAGAAAAAGAAATGTATCGTACTTTTAATATGGGCATAGGTATGGTTCTTATAGTTCCTGAAGATGAATGTGATGAGATACTAAAAATAGCTAATGAACTAGGTGAGAAAGCTTATATAATCGGTGAAGTATTAGAAAATGAAGAATCCGTTATTTTAGAATAAGGAGTTGGCTTTTATGTTTAAGTTAGGAGTACTTGCCTCTGGTCGAGGGACAAATTTGCAATCAATTATAGATAGTATAGAGGATGATAAATTAAAAGCTGAAATTGCCATAGTTATTAGTGATCGTGAAAATGCCTATGCTTTAGAGAGAGCTAAACAACATTCTATAGATACATCATTTATAAATCCTAAAAACTATAATTCCAAAGAAGAATATGAAAAAGAACTAATAGATTTACTAAGAGATAAAGGTGTTGAACTAGTTATTATGGCCGGATTTATGCGTATATTAACTCCATTCTTTATTAGTCATTTTAAAAGAAAAATAATGAATATACACCCTTCTCTTTTACCTGCATTTCCAGGACTGAATGCCCAGGCTCAGGCCTTTAAATATGGAGTAAAAGTAACAGGCTGTACTGTTCATTTTGCAGATGAAGGTATGGATACAGGACCAATTATCATGCAATCTGCAGTTGAAGTTAAAGATAACGATGATCAGGAAAGTTTAGCAGCCAGGATACTAGAGGAAGAACACAAAATATTTCCAGAAGCTATTAACTTGTTTATAGAGGATAGGCTTAAAATAGAGGGTAGAAAAGTAAAAATCTTAGAAATATAAGTCTTTTTTATAATTTATCAACTTTTGATTTTACTTGAAATATGAAAAATATTTATAAAAGATTCTTTTAAAAAACGAAAGGGGAAGATACATATGACTAAAGTAAAAAGAGCTTTAATTAGTGTATCCAAAAAAGAAGGAATAGTAGAATTTGCTAAAGAGCTTAGTAAACTCAATATAGAGATTATCTCAACAGGAGGTACTTCTAGAAAATTAAAAGAAGCTGGTGTTGATGTAATCGGGATAAGCGATATTACTAAATTTCCTGAAATGATGGATGGTAGAGTTAAAACCCTACATCCAAATGTTCATGGAGGTATTCTAGCAGTTAGGGAAAATCAAGAACACATGGCTGAGTTAAAAGAACAAGAAATAGAGACTATTGATATGATTGTTTGTAATCTCTATCCTTTTGCAGAGACAATTGCAAAAGATGATGTTAGCCTTGAAGAAGCTATTGAAAACATTGATATTGGTGGACCAACAATGATTAGATCTGCAGCAAAAAATAATAATGATGTTGCAGTACTTGTAAATCCTGAAGATTATCAAAAAGTTCTTGATGAATTATCAGCAAATGATAATATACTTAGTAAAGAAAGTAAATTAAAACTTGCATATAAGGCTTTTCATCATACAGCAGAATACGATCACTTAATACAGGATTACCTTTCCGGAATTATTGCAGAAGATAATGATGATTTTCCTGAAGTAGTTATGGATCGTTATACAAAAAAGATGAGCCTGCGTTATGGTGAAAACCCACATCAAAAGGCTGCTTTTTATCAAGAGAAAGAGCAAATTGAACCTTCTATAACGACTGCTAAACAATTACATGGAAAAGAATTATCTTTTAATAATATAAATGATACCAATGGAGCATTTGAATTAATAAAAGAGTTTACAGATCAGCCAGCTGCTGCAGTAATAAAACATGCAAATCCATGTGGAATGGCGGTAGGCGAAACATTAGTTGAAGCATACACAAAAGCACATGCTGGAGATCCTTTATCTGCTTTTGGTTGTATTGTTGCACTAAGTCAAGAAGTAACTGAAGATGTAGCTAGTGAACTTACTGGAAAAGACAAATTTGTGGAAGTTGTAATAGCTCCTTCATATACTAATGAAGCATTGGAAATTTTAAAAGCACGTTGGAAAAACTTGAGAATCTTAGAAACCGGTGACATATCTATCAATAAAGAAAAGCCAGGATTTGATATGAAAAAGGTTACAGGTGGACTTTTAGTACAGGAAAGAGATTTATATCTAGTAAATGAAGAAGATCTCCAATTAGTTACTGATGTAAAACCAACAGATCAACAAATAAAAGATTTACTATTTGCCTGGAAGGTAGTTAAGCATGTTAAATCAAACGCTATTGTTATGGGTAAAGATGGTATGATTACCGGCGTTGGAGCAGGACAGATGAGTAGAGTTGATGCTATGATTATTGCAGGTCGTAAGTCTGATGGAAGACAGGAAGGCGGAGTGGTAGCATCTGATGCCTTTTTCCCATTCCCAGATGCAATTGAAGAAGCTGCTGCTAAAGGAATAAAAGCAATTATTCAACCAGGTGGTTCTATTCGTGATGATCAGGTAATTGAAGCAGCTAACAAGTTTGGTATTGCCATGGTATTTACAGGAAATAGACATTTTAAACATTAATAAAAACATATTTTAAGATATAAAAGAAAG
This genomic interval from Halanaerobiaceae bacterium ANBcell28 contains the following:
- a CDS encoding 5-(carboxyamino)imidazole ribonucleotide synthase — protein: MKGKGDKTKQKIGIIGGGQLGKMMILEAKKMDFYVIILDPAPDCPAHSIADEHLIADFDDQKAIRELANKSDLITYEFEHIAVDVLKELEDNGFKIYPTANSLEIIQNKYSQKALLAANNIPIPDFFKVKDIEDILKGTEKYGYPIMLKSCTGGYDGKGNALIREESEIKDAYEKLGNGKHPLMIEEFVPFLKEISVLACRGLDGKVAVYPVAENEHRDNILYETRVPASINEKQRDMAMELASQVMEVFNGIGMFCVEMFLTEEGELLINEVAPRPHNSGHYSIEGCVTSQFEQHIRAIAGLPLGETTLLRPTVMRNILGTGKEGRAMIKGLEESLKNPGVNVHIYGKTTSKPGRKMGHITVISSLLEYAVNTASKASELLEIKGE
- the purC gene encoding phosphoribosylaminoimidazolesuccinocarboxamide synthase; translation: MNKKNLLYEGKAKQIYTCDDQEKLIVYFKDDATAFNGEKKGEIKNKGILNNKISNIFFDLLEDKGVKTHLLEIISENEVLVKKLEIIPLEVVVRNIVAGSLVKRLGIDEGTELEKTVLEFYYKDDDLGDPMINEYHIYAKDLASEEEIKIIIDLSFKINKILKEYLIKKNINLVDLKLEFGKDSKGKIYLGDEISPDNCRFWDSKSGKKLDKDRFRKNLGEVENAYQEIYNRLRS
- the purB gene encoding adenylosuccinate lyase, translated to MIRRNIFENISPLDHRYSLRKEEFEDIVKYLSEKAKINYQAKVELALVKVLARQGICSQAIAKEIEEAIKNISPEEVYQEESKTRHNIRALVNCIQSKVSKEARPYVHFTTTSFDIVDTANSLRLKEVSEKVIEPTLRKLVKILMDLALREKDTVQVGRTHGQHAVPVTFGFAIAEYVSRLGNRIDEIETSSRLLKGKISGAVGAYNASHLFFDDPEEFEYQVLDELGLTPATHSTQIVEPEYTADFIHALISCFGVLASLSDDMRHLQRSEIAEIGEYFDKDQVGSSTMPHKRNPINYENVKSLWKEFMPRMNTVYMDQLSEHQRDLTNSASARFIPEIIAGLMAALNRLIRVFSKVAVDHQNIKKNFDMNKEMIVAEPLYILLASHGHPDAHEVVRKLTLEAQEKDEPLRNLIVEKEELKTYWDKFSEKQKELLVNPEKYIGIAAKKTERVVEFWSNKLNLEVSDE
- the purF gene encoding amidophosphoribosyltransferase; amino-acid sequence: MEEECGVFAIYDPENVHDTSFLSYLGLLALQHRGQESAGICFNKNGEFKNYKGMGLVSNVFDEEKLKNMGGEMAIGHVRYSTSGSSLVVNAQPLLINCIKGDLALAHNGNLINSKELRQNLEAHGSIFHSNLDTEVIAHLVARSFEDDLIDALQQSLHQLKGAFSLVAMTKDSLVACRDPHGFRPLCIGKIDKGYVLASESCAFSLIDAEFIREVEPGEMIVINKEGIKSIKYSSDRKNKFCVFEFIYFARPDSHIGGQSVHLARKQMGSQLAKEMEIDADLVIPIPDSGVAAALGFAEESGIPFSKAILRNRYVGRTFIQPTQEIRDLKVRIKLSPIREIIEGKSVILVDDSIVRGTTSKQIINRVRAAGAKEVHLAISSPPVTEPCFYGLDTSRRQELIAREMSTEEIAEYIGADSLTYLSDEGLLNSITAENYDYCTACFTGDYPIGKETIEEEEANGN
- the purE gene encoding 5-(carboxyamino)imidazole ribonucleotide mutase, producing the protein MDIKIGIIMGSDSDLPVMKEAAEILEEFNLPYELTIVSAHRTPERLYKYAEEAEERGLKVIIAGAGGAAHLPGMVASITSLPVIGVPIKTSTLSGVDSLYSIVQMPGGVPVATVAINGAKNAGLLAVQILGTDNQKLRDKYKQYKKDLKEKVEKIASNLESIGYKQYLD
- the purN gene encoding phosphoribosylglycinamide formyltransferase, whose amino-acid sequence is MFKLGVLASGRGTNLQSIIDSIEDDKLKAEIAIVISDRENAYALERAKQHSIDTSFINPKNYNSKEEYEKELIDLLRDKGVELVIMAGFMRILTPFFISHFKRKIMNIHPSLLPAFPGLNAQAQAFKYGVKVTGCTVHFADEGMDTGPIIMQSAVEVKDNDDQESLAARILEEEHKIFPEAINLFIEDRLKIEGRKVKILEI
- the purH gene encoding bifunctional phosphoribosylaminoimidazolecarboxamide formyltransferase/IMP cyclohydrolase, with protein sequence MTKVKRALISVSKKEGIVEFAKELSKLNIEIISTGGTSRKLKEAGVDVIGISDITKFPEMMDGRVKTLHPNVHGGILAVRENQEHMAELKEQEIETIDMIVCNLYPFAETIAKDDVSLEEAIENIDIGGPTMIRSAAKNNNDVAVLVNPEDYQKVLDELSANDNILSKESKLKLAYKAFHHTAEYDHLIQDYLSGIIAEDNDDFPEVVMDRYTKKMSLRYGENPHQKAAFYQEKEQIEPSITTAKQLHGKELSFNNINDTNGAFELIKEFTDQPAAAVIKHANPCGMAVGETLVEAYTKAHAGDPLSAFGCIVALSQEVTEDVASELTGKDKFVEVVIAPSYTNEALEILKARWKNLRILETGDISINKEKPGFDMKKVTGGLLVQERDLYLVNEEDLQLVTDVKPTDQQIKDLLFAWKVVKHVKSNAIVMGKDGMITGVGAGQMSRVDAMIIAGRKSDGRQEGGVVASDAFFPFPDAIEEAAAKGIKAIIQPGGSIRDDQVIEAANKFGIAMVFTGNRHFKH
- the purM gene encoding phosphoribosylformylglycinamidine cyclo-ligase translates to MGINYKDAGVDIEAGNKTVSMIKKDVESTFTKGVLTGLGGFGGLFAPDLKDYEEPVLVSGTDGVGTKLKVAFMMDKHDTIGIDLVAMCVNDILAQGAKPLFFLDYLGTGKLEPEKAAEVVKGIAEGCKQSGSSLIGGETAELPDFYQKGEYDLAGFSVGIVDKKNIITGENIKAGDKIIGLASSGIHSNGYSLVRKILFEIAGYKYDQHLEELDEVLGIELLKPTKIYVKSVLELINNFEIKGIAHITGGGFIENIPRILPKGLAASVKKGSWPIHEIFKLLQEKGKVVEKEMYRTFNMGIGMVLIVPEDECDEILKIANELGEKAYIIGEVLENEESVILE